In Solanum lycopersicum chromosome 5, SLM_r2.1, the following are encoded in one genomic region:
- the LOC138348438 gene encoding serine/threonine-protein phosphatase 2A 65 kDa regulatory subunit A beta isoform-like, which produces MQHIIPQVLGVINNSHYLYRMTILRAISLLAPVMGSEITCSKLLPVVITVAKDRVPNVKFNVAKVLQSLIPVVDQSVAEKMIRSSLVELAEDPDVDVRFYASQALQSIDGVMMSSYRYLSIGGSIPEICCQILSGRLGLRRHTKKQLREGRK; this is translated from the exons ATGCAGCATATAATTCCTCAG GTCTTGGGTGTTATTAATAACTCACATTATTTATACCGGATGACAATACTAAGGGCAATATCTTTACTTGCACCTGTGATGGGTTCTGAGATAACATGTTCTAAGTTGCTGCCAGTGGTTATTACTGTAGCAAAGGACAG AGTGCCCAATGTCAAATTTAATGTTGCAAAGGTGTTGCAGTCCCTTATCCCTGTTGTTGACCAATCA GTAGCAGAGAAAATGATTCGCTCTAGTTTAGTAGAGCTAGCTGAGGACCCTGATGTCGATGTCCGTTTTTATGCAAGTCAAGCACTTCAGTCAATTGATGGTGTCATGATGTCAAGCTACAGATACTTATCTATTGGGGGTTCAATACCAGAAATCTGTTGTCAAATACTCTCTGGACGTCTGGGATTACGCCGTCACACCAAGAAACAGTTAAGGGAAGGCAGAAAATGA
- the LOC104647706 gene encoding uncharacterized protein codes for MTVKDPLELWTDLKGRYDHLKATVLPRARYDWMHLRFQDFKTVIEYNFVVFRITSQLKLCGETIKDENMLEKTLTTFHASNVILQQQYREKGFQKYSELISCLLVAKQHNALLMKNHEVRPTGAAPLTEANVVEARDQSEVKRDDHRGYNNAQGRGKDKRRYTNRQGGGHNKRENKMSSQNNPSKSNCRRCGMKGHWKNECRTHEHFVRLYQNSFKKKGNKSGASSSNARAESYMNLKDDDKPGTSQKYDKDVEANLALKDDVFDGLGDITHMEVDDFFGDRN; via the coding sequence ATGACGGTGAAAGATCCACTTGAATTGTGGACTGATTTAAAGGGGAGATATGACCACCTAAAAGCAACAGTGTTGCCAAGAGCTCGTTATGACTGGATGCATTTACGGTTTCAAGATTTTAAGACCGTAATTGAATACAACTTTGTTGTATTCAGGATAACCTCCCAGTTGAAATTATGTGGGGAGACTATAAAAGATGAGAACATGTTGGAAAAGACACTTACTACTTTCCATGCCTCAAATGTGATATTGCAGCAGCAATATCGTGAAAAGGGTTTTCAGAAATATTCTGAACTAATCTCATGTCTTTTGGTGGCTAAGCAACATAATgctcttttaatgaaaaatcatgaagttcGTCCCACTGGAGCTGCTCCATTAACGGAGGCAAATGTGGTGGAAGCACGTGATCAATCTGAAGTAAAAAGAGATGATCATCGGGGATATAATAATGCACAGGGACGTGGCAAAGATAAAAGACGATACACTAATCGTCAAGGTGGTGGTCATAATAAAAGGGAGAACAAAATGAGTTCTCAAAATAACCCCTCAAAAAGTAATTGTCGTCGTTGTGGCATGAAAGGCCATTGGAAGAATGAATGTCGCACACATGAACATTTTGTAAGGCTCTATCAAAATTCctttaaaaagaaaggaaataaaagtggTGCTTCCTCTTCCAATGCTCGAGCTGAGTCATATATGAATCTTAAAGATGATGATAAGCCGGGAACATCTCAGAAATATGATAAGGATGTTGAAGCAAATTTGGCTTTAAAGGATGATGTTTTTGATGGTCTTGGTGACATTACTCATATGGAGGTTGATGACTTCTTTGGAGATCGAAACTGA